Genomic DNA from Alkalihalobacterium alkalinitrilicum:
ATAATACGCATGAGTTTATCGTGATGAACTGTATCGAAAAATTTCTCCAGGTCAATGTCCACTATCCAGTCGTAACCATCATTCAGAATTTCCAAACTTTTAGTAATCGCCATTTCACAACTTCTTTTTGGTCTAAAGCCATAACTGAAGTCACTGAACTGTTTTTCAAATATCGGACTGAGCACTTGATGAATGGCTTGTTGAACTACCCTATCCACTACTGTCGGTATTCCCAGCTTGCGCATCTTTCCATTCTCTTTTGGGATCTCCACTCTTAAGGCAGGTTGTGGTTGGTATTTTCTTGTTCTTATGAGCTTTCTCAGTTCATCCTTGTTCTCTTTCAGATATTGTTTTAATTCGTCGACTGTTACTCCATCAATTCCACTTGCACCTTTGTTCTTATACACGCGCAAGTATGCTTCATTCATATTTTGGTTGTTTAAAACCTGTTCTAAAAGTGTCACACTCGTTTCCCCTTTTCCTCTCACGTAGTAAGTAATAGCTCCCTTTTGGTTATCCTTTGAGATACGCTCATATTTTCACCATTAACATATTCGGAGTTCGTCACTTACGCATTCGTGGCGTTGAAACACTATAAATTGTTCTGCCCTTCATGATTTCACTCATTACTATGGCTTCTGCTGACTTCTTGCGACTAACCTTTTTCGAATGTACATATGTACATTCGCAAGATCTCCCAGGGTAAGACAACTATCTTTCCTCTTTTACTCGCCTGATTTACTCTATAAAGTTACGCACATCTTTTGGACTTTGACTTGTCATGGAGCCTCATCCCTTTATAAAGCCTTGGTATCAGATTTCTGTTCGTCGAGCCAAGATTTTATTCCACGCTTCCTCTAGCCCTTACCTCACGATAAGTACCTTGCGCTTCCTTAGTGGTTGGTCGATGTGTACCCCCACAGTGGACTTTCACCACCTAGATAGTTGCCATGCCTGGCACACATGTAGAAAGGAGAGGGAATACGCCCCTCTCCTTCTTTTAGAAATTAACAACCTTTCCAAATGGGCTTTCTTTTCTCAGCAAATGCGCTAGAGCCTTCAATTACATCTTGAGAATTCATAATAACACTCGTATGTTCGTCGTTAATTTCCCAAGCTTCTGGAGGATGATCAAGAGGGCGATCAAGTCCACGGTATACAATTTCTTTACTCGCTTTTAATGATAATGGCGCATTTTCACTAATCTTTTCAGCTAGAGCCAAAGCGGTTGAAATGACGTCCTCATGTGGTACAACTTTATTAACTAACCCCCACTTTAATGCCTCTTCTGCCGATAATGGATCACCTGTTAGTACAGCCTCCATTGCTATTTTTAATGGGATTTGACGAGGTAAGCGAAGGAGACCACCAGCAGCTGCTATTAGGCCACGCTTAACTTCTGGTAAACCAAAGCTCGCTTTTTCTGAGGCGACAACTAAATCACAAGCTAATGCTATTTCAGTTCCTCCCCCTAAAGCAAATCCGTTGACTGCTGCGATAACTGGCTTCGGAACAAAATGATTTACGATCCCTCCAAAGCCCCATTTTTCACCACCAGGTGGTTGAATACTACGGCCAGCGGCAATTTCTTTTAGATCCGCACCCGCACAAAATGCTTTTTCACCAGCCCCAGTCAAAACAGCAACTTGAAGACTATCATCCTTTGAAAAGCTTTCTAATGCATGGCCAACATCATTCCATAATGTTGCATTTACTGCGTTCATGGCATTAGGGCGATTTAATGTGATTAATGCTACTGAGCCACGTCGCTCAAAGTGTATCGCTTCGTAATTCAATTGAGATAAACCCCTTTCATTAACAAAGCACTATCATTACTGTACCTTTTCATTGCTACTGCTATGTGTGCTTTTTAATACATATTTCAAAACTTTTCCTGATGCATTTCGAGGAAGTGCATCAATAAATTCAACATGTTTTGGTTTTTTATATGAAGCTAAACGATTTGCACAATAAGAGATAACCTCTTGCTCTGTTAAACTTTTATTTGGTTTGAGTACAACATATGCTTTTACATTCTCTCCCCATTGAGGGTCAGGAACTCCAACGATTGCCACTTCTAAAATATCATTGTGAGTATAAAGAACATCTTCAATTTCTGCTGGATAAATGTTTTCTCCCCCACTGATGATCATGTCTTTTTTGCGGTCCATTACATAGATAAACCCTTCATCATCTACTTGAACGAGGTCGCCACTATGAAACCAACCACCTTTAAATGCTTCTTCAGTTGCAGCTGGATTGTTATAATACTCTTTCATTAATGTTGGTCCACGATAAACGATTTCACCAACTTCTCCAATAGGAACATCATTCATTTCTTCATCGACAATTCTTACTTCTACATTAATAAAAGGACGTCCAACTGACCGCATTTTTCGTATCGAATCTTTCGGTTGCAATACAGTAGTAGCAGGACTCATTTCGGTTTGCCCAAAAACATCAAAAATGCCAGCATTCGTGAATAGCTTCATTACGTTTTCTTTCACTTCTAATGGGCACATTGCTCCACCCGTCATACAATTTTGCATGGAAGACACGTCATACTCTTTTACATTTGGAACTTGTAACAAGAAATTCCACATCGCAGGAACAAGAAATAGTGTATTAATCTTTTCCTCTTCAATCGTTTTCAAGACTTGAACAGGATCAAAATCCCGGTGTACAACTGTAATGCCTTTCACTAAACAAATGGTAACTAATGAATTCATTGCCGCAACATGGAATAATGGTGTGACGATCAACTGATTGCACTCAAATTGCAATCTAAACTCCCAGATACAATTCATACCATTTTGACATAAATTTTTATGTGTCAGTACTGCTCCTTTTGGTCGTCCAGTTGTACCTGAAGTATAAACAATCATACATCCGTCATCATCACAAAGTTGCTCAACAGGTGTATAATTCCACTGTTTCTCAAAAATAGAGTGATAGTTAATAAAGTCTTCATTTGAATGTTCAGTTCCGACGACAACAATTTGTTGAACTTTTGGAATTCGGTTACGAATTTCTTGGATGACTTCAACATAGTCACGGTCAATTATGAGGATTTTTGAGTCTGAATTATTAACAATATACTCAATTTCACCTGCAGCTAAACGGAAGTTGATCGGCACACCTACTCCGCCAGACAATGCTATTCCGTAAAATGCTTCAACGAAGGGTAAGCCATTCTTTAAAATAAACCCTACCTTTTCATCGTGCTCAATTCCTTGTGCTTGAAGCCAGCCCGCTAATTGACTAGCTCTTTCATCCATTTGTTGATACGTAACCCGTTTACCTTCATATACAAAAGCGTCTTTATGCGGCGATTGGTGAGCCGCTCTTTTCAATGTCTCGCCTACTAACTGTTGCCTTGATAACATTAAAGTAGAAGAACTCATTTATTCACTCCTCCATAATTTTAAGCTGTGTTAAGTAAACAAACTGTTGATTTTATTCCTGCTCACCTTATGAATTTTCAGTTTCATACGTCATAAAATAAACTGTAAAGTGGAATGAACGAAAAAGTAATACTTTCACTAGATTCATTCCACTTTTCAGTAATGAGGCAAAAATCAACAGGTTTAAAAAGAGCCATTTTAAAAATAACTAAAGTTAAACAAAAGAAAGTTAAGTTGTTTTACTAGAAAAAGGATTTTTCATTAATTCTTTGATAATATTGAAAACTAACTCTATCATCAGAAGAGCAAACCCGATCGGAACTAAAAAGAGCACTGGGTAGAGAGGATACATTTTTCCACCTGCAGGAAATGTTACACCTGCTTGCAGCCCTTGAACCGCATATTTCCAAGAGTAATAAAAAATCAAAATCATCACGAATATCTCCAGAAACAGTAATAACATATTAATAATATACTGAGCTTTTTCTGATAGTTTTTCTACAAACATAGTAATTTTTGGCATTAATCCAGAAGAATACGTAATCGCTATTGCAGGAAAAACTGCAAGTGGCATTAAGTATCTTTGAATGATCTCATAGTTACCAGAGATAGAAGCGTTAAATAGGTTTCTCAGGGTTACATCTACGACGATAAATGCCATCATTAAAAATACAGCTACACCCGCAAGTACTAGTCCTCCATTTTTAATTTTAGTAAACCCTTTATATAGAGTGTCTATTTTTCCCTCCACTGTTTTCACATCCTTTTTCATAGATTTACATCGTACTAGGCAACCAAGTAATAATTTGTGGGAAAATTAATGCAATAGTAACAACCACTACAGTAACCGCAATTGCAAAAACCGTCGTATGTCTAAACAGTTTTTCAATTGGTGTTTTCGTCACACCTGAGACGGCATAAACGCATAATCCAACTGGAGGGGTTAACATACCAGCTGCTCCAACAACACTAATTAGAATCCCAAATTCTAGCGCTCCAAGTCCTGCCATCTCAGCTATAGGTAGCGTAATCGGAACTGTCATTAGGATGACAGCAGCCCCTTCAATAAACATAAATAAGAAGAAGTAAGCTACTAATAGAAGTATGATGACTAAAATAGGAGTAGATGCTAAAGGCTCCAATAATCCCATTAATTTTCTCGGTAGCATTGATAACGAAACAAATCTTGCAAAAACAGCTGCTCCAATCATAATGAATAAAACCATACATGTAATTTTAACCGTGCTGACAAAAGAATTTTTAATGAATGATTTATTGACTTTCCCTAATAAAAGCGCTGCTACTAAACTTACAAATGCCCCAACTCCACCTGCTTCGGTAGGAGTAAACACACCTGCATAAATCCCCCCAAAAATGGCACCCATAATAACAACACTTGCAACGATAGAAATCACATATTTCGACTTAGGAAAATCTTCTACAGTTGTAGTAGCTGCTACTTCGTTTACAGCCACCTTTTCTTTAGTAGAAAGTTTATACATAATCGAAGTACAAATCACTAAAACAAGTACTGTTAAGATACCTGGTATAATAACCGCCATAAATAATGAACCAACTGGGGTTTGCGTAATCGCGCCATAAATAATTAACCCAATCGAAGGCGGTATTAACGTGGAGAGAGTTCCCGCAGAGGCGGCAATTGCCCCTGCGAGATCCTCGGAATATCCATGTTTTTTTAATTCTGGAACAGAAATTTGACCTAGTGTTGCTGAAATAGCAGTTGCAGATCCAGAAACAGCCCCTAAAAATCCTCCCAGAATGATTGTAAATACTCCTAAAATCCCTGGCTTACCACGAGATAGTTTAAATACTAAGTGATACAAATATTTAACTATATCCGAGTGCATAATAAACTGTGACATTAAGACAAATAGTGGAATTGTTGTTAGTGCATAACTTGCTACCCTTGCAAATGGATCCGTTTGTAATATACCTGTAAGTGGACCAATACCACCGAGTAAGAATATTCCTAAAATCCCTGTCACTAAAAGAACCGTACCTATTTGCAATCCTAATAGTAAGAGGGCAATAAATACTATGAAAAATATCGTCAACATTATTGGATCTGCCAAGGAAGATTCACCTCCATATAGTAAAACTTTTTATAGCTTTCTATGCCATTAGATTATTCGATCTCTTTAATCTTTTCTGGTACATCTCCACCAGCTTCAATAATCAAATCTCTCCAAAGCTTTGCAACTTCTTTTCCTGGCGAACCTTGCTCTTCAAGTAAATCAATCCAACTGAACCAAGTTTTTTCCATCGCTGCCATGATATGATCTCTTGTTTCGTCATTTAAATCGTTAATCGTTTCAAAAACAACTTCTCCTTCAACCAGTTCACGAACTTCAATATCTGTTGCTAACATATAGTCATTAGCTTCTTGTGCTATTTGTAGTTCCTTTGCGGCTGTATCCATAATTTCTTGGATATCAGCTGGTAAGCTATCCCACTTTTCTTGTGTCATTCCGAATACTGAAGTAAAGTGGCCAATGTTTGCGCCTTCAAGCACATACTTTATTAAATCTTGGAAACCCCACGATAACCAATCCCCGACACTCATTAAGTTACCGTCTAATGCCCCACGACTTAACGCATCATATGAATCGGTTTGTGGCATACTGATTGATGTAGCTCCAAGATTATTAACAAACATTTCACTTAATCGTGAACCTGTACGAATTCTAGCATTGTTAAAATCAGCAGGAGATTTAAATTCCTTTCCTACCGTATTAATAACATATGGTTCACCTGCATTCATTGCCCAAACTTTTAAACCATTGGCTTCCATCTCTAGCTCATAGAACGTTTTACCATCTTGTAATTCACGGTCACTATACACGAGGTTATGGTAAGCATTATTCACAACTTCTGTTCCTGAAACCGTTAAAGGAATCATCGTAATTTCTGATAACGGAAAACGGTGCGGGTCATACAGGTGCATGACTGGTAATGCAAGATCAATCGTCCCTGCATTTAATGCATCAAATTCGCCACCAAGAGGAACCAATTCCCCTCCTGTATAAAGATCAAATTGAACACGACCATTTGATTCTTCTTCGACTCTTTCCATCCAACCATATATGAACGATTCTAACCAAACATGTTGAGCTGGTAATCCCGTTGAGGCACGGATAACAATTGTCTCTTCTGTTTGATTATTTCCTTCATTGTTAGCATCGCTTTCATTATTTTCACTAGATGGTGTTGATGATTGGTTAGATGAACATCCAATCACTAGTAAAGCAATTAAAGAAAGTACAGTTAATAAAAATCCATGTTTCATTTTTCTCATAAGTAACCCCCCACTTATGTAATATTTTAAATATTCAGACTTCAATACCGAAACGATTTTCTTTTTTGCAGAAAAATAACATACGTTTTGGTAAGCGCTTTCAAACAGGTTAGTTTTTTAATTGCTAACCTTTCATAGTGAGGGTTTTTATTATGACACCATTAACTGCTTGAACGAGAACACCTTCAAGTACTCTTTTATTCTTAAAATATTGCTATAAAGTTAAGAGGAGTTATTAGCTTCACCACTATTTAACCTTAAAACGATTTTTCAATACAGCACCTAGTTACTCTGAATGACTTCCATTGAAGAAATCCCCCCTTAAAATAGTATAAATTACTTTTTTTATTAATTATTAAACTTTGTAAGCTTAACTTTCATGATTTATTATTCTTCAATGAAATAAATATACCTTTTTTTCGTGAAAAAATTTAATCTTTTAATGAACATTAAAGTGACTTTTGAGTTAATATGAAAGGTTAGTAATATATCACTCAATCTTTTATAGTTTTGAACAGGAAAAAAGGAATGATTATAGTTCCTTTTTTCTTGTTCTAACTTATAAAATCAAACTAGAGATATACCTATTTACCTCTATTCAATTTCTTTAATTTTGTCTGGTACATCTCCACCAGCTTCAATAATTAAATCTCTCCAAAGCTTTGCAACTTCTTTTCCAGGAGAACCTTGTTCGTCTACCATTTCAATCCAATCGAACCACGTTTTTTCCATCGCTTGCATAATATGTTCTCTTGTTTCGTCATTTAAATCGTCAAGAGTTTCAAATTCAACTTTGCCTTCAACTAAATCACGATTAATTTGATCCGCTTCAACCATACGTGCTACAGTCGGTTCAGCTAATTGTAATTCTTTAGCTGCTGATTCTAATATTTCTTGTATATCTGAAGGTAAGCTATTCCATTTCTCTTCTGTCATACCGAATACTGCTGTATAGTGTCCAATGTTTGCGCCCTCTAAAGAATATGCAAATAAGTCTTGGAAGCCCCATCCATCCCAGTCACAAATACAAAGAAGGTTACCATCCAATGCACCTCGGCTTAAAGCATCATAAGATTCTGTTTGTGGCATGGTAATTGACGCTGCACCTACGTTGTTAAGAAACATCTCACTTACACGTGCTCCAGCTCGAATTCTAATATTATTAAAGTCTTCTGGTGTTTCAAAACGTTTACCTGTTGTCGCAAGCGTATATGGGTCACCTGCATTTACAGCCCATACTTTTAAGCCTTGTGGTTCAAATTCTAACTCATAAAATGTCTTACCATCTTGCAATTCATGATCACCATAGACAAGATTGTAGTATGCATTATTTACTATTTCTGCACCCGAATCTGTTAATGGGATCATAGTAATTTCTGATAACGGAAAACGCCCTGGATCATAAAGGTGCATTACTGGTAAAGCAACATCAATCGTACCCGCATTTAATGCATCTAATTCTCCACCAAGCGGTACTAATTCTCCACCCGTATAGAGTTCAAATTGTAGACGCCCATTTGAGTCTTCTTCTACTCGTTCCATCCAGCTATAAAGGTATGACTCTAGCCAAACATGGTGAGCAGGTAAGCCAGATGAAGCACGTAATACTATTGTTTCTTCAGATTGATTGCTTCCTTCACTGTCGTTACCACCAGTGTTTTCACTTGAAGATGATGATTGGTTAGATGAACAGCCGACCACAACTAAAGAAAGTACAGTAAGAACCATTAATAATAGACTATTTTTCATTTTTTTCATAAGTAACCCCCCACTGAGCATAATATTTGAAATATTCAGAAACTTAAAACTGAACTAACTACTTATCTTACTGTGAAACTAACTCGTTTTGCGGAAGCGTTTACAAATTACGTGATTGGTAAATCTCTTCATGGCAAATGAACTATTTGGTGAACTATTAAATATTTTTCTGAGAATAGAGTATAGTATTTTCTAAATATTTTAGCGATATTCTTTTCGTCATATTTTGAGATCTTTCACTAAATCTTTACAAACGCTTTTCGCTTTCTACAACTAGTAACTACGACAATTTACTCTCCTAACGGATATCCCCTCCTATTAATAATATAAATTACATACTTATATAAAAGATTTAACTTTCATATTTTTATTATTCTTCAAAGAAATAGTAATCCCTTTTTTGTTGTGAAAAAAAATTTAATTTTTAAATCTATATTTAATTATAAAGGGTTTTCTCCAGCATTACTGAAAATGGAACAAATTTTTTCATTTTTTTTAAAGATATATTTGTCCAAAAAAACCACTCCTCTCAATTAGTAAAATAAATTACTGATAAATACTTATTTATTACCAATACTAAATTCCCCTATTACCACTTTTAGTGTAATTTAAACAATAGAATTAAATATTAATTCAATTACAAAATATAAATTTAATGAAATTACAAAAAAATAAAGGGATAAC
This window encodes:
- a CDS encoding TRAP transporter substrate-binding protein DctP gives rise to the protein MKKMKNSLLLMVLTVLSLVVVGCSSNQSSSSSENTGGNDSEGSNQSEETIVLRASSGLPAHHVWLESYLYSWMERVEEDSNGRLQFELYTGGELVPLGGELDALNAGTIDVALPVMHLYDPGRFPLSEITMIPLTDSGAEIVNNAYYNLVYGDHELQDGKTFYELEFEPQGLKVWAVNAGDPYTLATTGKRFETPEDFNNIRIRAGARVSEMFLNNVGAASITMPQTESYDALSRGALDGNLLCICDWDGWGFQDLFAYSLEGANIGHYTAVFGMTEEKWNSLPSDIQEILESAAKELQLAEPTVARMVEADQINRDLVEGKVEFETLDDLNDETREHIMQAMEKTWFDWIEMVDEQGSPGKEVAKLWRDLIIEAGGDVPDKIKEIE
- a CDS encoding acyl-CoA synthetase, with the translated sequence MSSSTLMLSRQQLVGETLKRAAHQSPHKDAFVYEGKRVTYQQMDERASQLAGWLQAQGIEHDEKVGFILKNGLPFVEAFYGIALSGGVGVPINFRLAAGEIEYIVNNSDSKILIIDRDYVEVIQEIRNRIPKVQQIVVVGTEHSNEDFINYHSIFEKQWNYTPVEQLCDDDGCMIVYTSGTTGRPKGAVLTHKNLCQNGMNCIWEFRLQFECNQLIVTPLFHVAAMNSLVTICLVKGITVVHRDFDPVQVLKTIEEEKINTLFLVPAMWNFLLQVPNVKEYDVSSMQNCMTGGAMCPLEVKENVMKLFTNAGIFDVFGQTEMSPATTVLQPKDSIRKMRSVGRPFINVEVRIVDEEMNDVPIGEVGEIVYRGPTLMKEYYNNPAATEEAFKGGWFHSGDLVQVDDEGFIYVMDRKKDMIISGGENIYPAEIEDVLYTHNDILEVAIVGVPDPQWGENVKAYVVLKPNKSLTEQEVISYCANRLASYKKPKHVEFIDALPRNASGKVLKYVLKSTHSSSNEKVQ
- the ltrA gene encoding group II intron reverse transcriptase/maturase gives rise to the protein MTLLEQVLNNQNMNEAYLRVYKNKGASGIDGVTVDELKQYLKENKDELRKLIRTRKYQPQPALRVEIPKENGKMRKLGIPTVVDRVVQQAIHQVLSPIFEKQFSDFSYGFRPKRSCEMAITKSLEILNDGYDWIVDIDLEKFFDTVHHDKLMRIIANTIEDGDVISLIRKYLVSGVMVNGNYEETQVGTPQGGNLSPLLSNIMLNELDKELENRGLRFVRYADDGAPRKCA
- a CDS encoding TRAP transporter large permease — encoded protein: MADPIMLTIFFIVFIALLLLGLQIGTVLLVTGILGIFLLGGIGPLTGILQTDPFARVASYALTTIPLFVLMSQFIMHSDIVKYLYHLVFKLSRGKPGILGVFTIILGGFLGAVSGSATAISATLGQISVPELKKHGYSEDLAGAIAASAGTLSTLIPPSIGLIIYGAITQTPVGSLFMAVIIPGILTVLVLVICTSIMYKLSTKEKVAVNEVAATTTVEDFPKSKYVISIVASVVIMGAIFGGIYAGVFTPTEAGGVGAFVSLVAALLLGKVNKSFIKNSFVSTVKITCMVLFIMIGAAVFARFVSLSMLPRKLMGLLEPLASTPILVIILLLVAYFFLFMFIEGAAVILMTVPITLPIAEMAGLGALEFGILISVVGAAGMLTPPVGLCVYAVSGVTKTPIEKLFRHTTVFAIAVTVVVVTIALIFPQIITWLPSTM
- a CDS encoding TRAP transporter small permease, with protein sequence MEGKIDTLYKGFTKIKNGGLVLAGVAVFLMMAFIVVDVTLRNLFNASISGNYEIIQRYLMPLAVFPAIAITYSSGLMPKITMFVEKLSEKAQYIINMLLLFLEIFVMILIFYYSWKYAVQGLQAGVTFPAGGKMYPLYPVLFLVPIGFALLMIELVFNIIKELMKNPFSSKTT
- a CDS encoding crotonase/enoyl-CoA hydratase family protein produces the protein MNYEAIHFERRGSVALITLNRPNAMNAVNATLWNDVGHALESFSKDDSLQVAVLTGAGEKAFCAGADLKEIAAGRSIQPPGGEKWGFGGIVNHFVPKPVIAAVNGFALGGGTEIALACDLVVASEKASFGLPEVKRGLIAAAGGLLRLPRQIPLKIAMEAVLTGDPLSAEEALKWGLVNKVVPHEDVISTALALAEKISENAPLSLKASKEIVYRGLDRPLDHPPEAWEINDEHTSVIMNSQDVIEGSSAFAEKRKPIWKGC